The following is a genomic window from Bacteroides acidifaciens.
GAGATTTAACTGTAACAAGTAGGAGACTTGACTGCAACAAGTACTACACTCAATGAAATGATATAGGAGACTTGAGCAAATCAAGTACATGGTTCGGCTTACTTCAGTACTGCTTTGATTTATCCCCGCACCGGAATGAATCTTTTTTTAAGGATGTGATTGTCCTGAATCAAATCCCCCAAATTTTCAGACTGAGTCAAATAAACTACTGTCAATTTGTTAGAGTGAGGAAATAGTCTTTCATGTATAAAAAGTAGTCATTTATGTATAATCGAGAAAAAATGAATTAGTTTTTCTTTGTAGAATATTGTGTAAGAGTAATTTGATTATGGAAGCTTTTGTGTCCTTATGCTCAATTCGAATATTTGCGATGCTAATTGGTTGGGAAAAGTAAAAGGAATGCGGAACATTAATTGTTCCATAATAATATTATGTGTTGAGTATATTTATCATTAAATGAGCTTCTTGTATAATCATTGTTTTTTGTCTGTAATTTAAAACTAGATGTCTTTTTTGTGAAAAACAAATATGTAAAATGGATTGTTTTTTTTTAAACTACTTGTATTATAACATGAAATTACTTTATTTATCAGAACATCATTCCTGTTTTAATTATCAGCTAAAATTTGACAGTGGGTTTGCTCGATACAAATTGGCGTCACAAGAATCCGGCCAAATTGATAATAGCAGTTGTTTTTGTATTTTGTTTCTTTTGGAAGGAGAGTTATCTGTTAGTGTAGGTCGAGAATGTCACATTCCCCTTCTTAAAAATAACATGCTGCTTATACCGCAGAATGAAAGAAACCGGATTGATAGTATTGTATCGGCAGAAGGCCTTTTATTGTTTTGGGATAAACAAATAACAGCTTGTGACAAAATGTTTCTTGAATCTATTTCGCATGACAGAATAGAAAATGAGAATTGTTGTGTTTTGCCAATCAGAAAACCGCTATTGTATGTTTTGAGGCAGTTGCTTTTTTATTTGGGAGAGGGAATGTTGTGCAGGCATATGCACATTCTTAAACAGCAAGAAATAAACCTTATATTAAGAGGCTTTTATACAAAGTCTGAGCTTGCTACTTTTTTTTCTGGAACAACCGAAATAGGACGGAAGTTTGAAAATTTTGTATTGGATAATTATCAGAAAGTGAGAACAGTGAAGGAGTTCGCGAGTTTATGTTGTGTCTCGGAACGTTCTTTTAACCGTAAGTTTCAAGAGTATTTTAACCAAAGCCCTTATCAATGGATGCAGGAGAAAAAGGCCGAACTGATCCGTGAGAAAATTAGCGAACCGGATATTGCTTTTCGGGAAATAGCTATGGATTTCGGGTTCAGTTCTCCTGCTCATCTGACTTGCTATTGCAAAAAGTTGTTTGGTGCAACGCCAACTGAGCTACGAAGCAGCTGTGAAAAAGAAAATAAAACTAAACTATAATACGTTTTTTCTGATATGGTGAGTGGTGAATTGAATAATATGGAATTTGGAGACGGTAATAAGGGAGAGAACAAATACCTTTTATGTAGTTCAAGTGAGCATTGCTCCGACCTTTTTAAAGAGCTTGTCGGGAAGATGTCCATGTGTTTGAAAGACAAAATAATGCAGGATATCTTTTACTCCATGTTGGCAGGGGGGGGGATGGCTGAGTTGTCTGGTAAGTATAACCTTTCCCGGAAAGCGTTGATTTTTATATATGAAAAAGCGATGAGGGAAGTGAGTGATAGTTGGGAGGATATAATTCAAGGAAAACAAAAACTTCAATTAGCTGATCTCCGGTATAGAAATTGTAAAACAGTCTTGTCTCGGAACAATTTTATTTGTGAAGAAACCAAGGTTGCTGTTCCTGTTAAGGAGTGTGATATACCGGTTGAGTATTTGGAAAAACTGTCTACTCCTTTGTCTAATTTTGAAATATCTCCGAGGATATTACGAAACCTTAGAAAATATAATATCTATTTATTGGAAGACCTGTTGCGGTTCATTAAAAGGAATGGTTTTGACGGAATTGGCAGATTACATGGTGTGGGGGCTAGATCTTGTGAGCAGTTGTTTGTAATACTGAAAGATAAGAGTGTTTTGGAGGATAAAGATACCTGTTATTTGTTCCGTTATATTTTTGTATAGATAAGGACGTGTGTATTATTGATAAATAGGCGTATATTTATTAATTTATGTCTTTTTTGTATAACATCATTCCCCTGCTTCTGCACTAACTTTGCATTAATAAAAATTGATGTGAAAAGTTTTAATAAAAATGACAAAAATCTTTAGTGTAAAGAGATCGGTTTTTCTCTTATTTTTAATTGTTTGTACCCATTCTTTTGCTCAAAAGGTGGCACTAAAAAACAATTTGGCATATGATGCCTTGAAGACTCCTAATCTTTCTGTTGAATTGTCAATGGGTAGAAAATGGACTCTGGACACGCAGGTGGGGATGAATTTCTTTTTATTCACGAAAAATGCCACCTCTCCCCGATACAAAAATAAGAAGTTTAGCCATTGGCTGGTACAGCCAGAACTTCGTTATTGGACTTGTGATGTGTTTAATGGTTGGTTTTTCGGGCTGCATGCCCATGGAGGACAGATGAATATCGGCGGGGTTGATGTGCCTTTTGTTCTTCAAAGAAAGGATGACAGCATGAAAGATCACCGCTACGAGGGCTACTTTTGGGGAGGCGGTTTGAGCGCTGGGTATCAGTGGGTTGTTTCCAATCGTTTTAAT
Proteins encoded in this region:
- a CDS encoding helix-turn-helix transcriptional regulator gives rise to the protein MKLLYLSEHHSCFNYQLKFDSGFARYKLASQESGQIDNSSCFCILFLLEGELSVSVGRECHIPLLKNNMLLIPQNERNRIDSIVSAEGLLLFWDKQITACDKMFLESISHDRIENENCCVLPIRKPLLYVLRQLLFYLGEGMLCRHMHILKQQEINLILRGFYTKSELATFFSGTTEIGRKFENFVLDNYQKVRTVKEFASLCCVSERSFNRKFQEYFNQSPYQWMQEKKAELIREKISEPDIAFREIAMDFGFSSPAHLTCYCKKLFGATPTELRSSCEKENKTKL
- a CDS encoding DUF3575 domain-containing protein → MTKIFSVKRSVFLLFLIVCTHSFAQKVALKNNLAYDALKTPNLSVELSMGRKWTLDTQVGMNFFLFTKNATSPRYKNKKFSHWLVQPELRYWTCDVFNGWFFGLHAHGGQMNIGGVDVPFVLQRKDDSMKDHRYEGYFWGGGLSAGYQWVVSNRFNVEVSLGVGYVHAEYDKYNCTTCGKKMGKGNADYIGPTKAAISIIYMLK